The Fusarium fujikuroi IMI 58289 draft genome, chromosome FFUJ_chr01 sequence TCGAcatcctatattaaagtctgATATCTTCTTGCGCCCCAAAGGGGCCTACAATCAGTTTGTTTTGGCATCTCCCGTTGTCATTTGATTGGTGTGCGTTGGAAGTACCAATGCCCTACAACATATGCATTTACTGTTTGCTTTAGTTGCTTGCATTGGATGCATGAGGCCCTTCATTTGGTCAGCTACACGCGATTTCGGCAAACTGGGTTACCTGATGACAACCATATCGAAACAATTCATCATACACTCTTTCAAGCCCAGCTTAGGGCTAAAAGAATTTCCTCTTTATAAGTGGATTACGAGGTACGAGATACCGACGCGCTTGTGACTGGCTTACACTGAGAGTGTTCAGTGTATTTCGTTGGACAGCACCATACCATGACCGAAAACCCCAAGAACTCATTCGAGACGTTATAATGGAGAAACACATAGAAGTAaatcatacatacatatacaGTGAGAGACATTAGTGAATACAGCGATTGAGACAGCTTCGTCAGAAAGTCTCTATTTGCGTAACAAATAGTCGGAATTGCACATGGGCGGTCGATTTCGACATGAGTGGCAGACAGTGGCGTAAATTACATGCATACAGAGAAACGCTTTAGCCGATTTCGGAAATCACTCTAAAACCGAAACAATTAAACTCGCGTACGAGTTAAAGAGGTACGTGTATAATAAGCACAGAGAAGCAATGCCAGctagaaaaagaaaaagattgCCTGACCCAATGGCGAGTTGGAGCTGCTTATTGGGCATTATTTCGCTCCCACACTCACTACATGCAGTCCAaaataagctaataaagtgAATCATCATACCAGCCCCTCGGTAAGGGCAATCTCAGGATAGGGGTGGTGACATGTTTTGGTGTGTGGCCTGAGTCTGGCAGACTCAATGAATACAGATAATACCTCAGTATTTGGAAATGTTTCCTGACCGTAGAAACCCGGAACTCTTGAGGTCTAAACTACCTTAGCATCGTTTCTCGGCAATTATCCATTGGCTCTCACACGCAGCCTTTCATGCAGGTTGCGTGTGCCTGCAGAATACTCCAGCCTATCACGACCCACACACCAGCTGGCACTTTCAAGGGTAAGCGTTGAATGGCATTGCCACAGACAAGACAGGGCCGAGCATAAGATCACAGCCTGAGCTGATGTCACCGCTCTTCAAACCCATgaacatacatacatacatacataaatAGTTGCTCTTGACTGTTCAGTTGAGTaaacatcaacaaagcaACCTCGAACACACCACAAGTTCCTATATCCTTGACCCACCTTGATTGGTTAATAAAGGCCGGCCGGCTTCTCCAAAGTTTCTCTTGATCAAAAACCAGGATCACCTGCCACGCTCCGTCCGTCATCCAATCTGGCTGTGCGGGTGCGCACTTTTCACCTACACACTTCTGATATTAGTGGTGGCTGTGGCTTAAGCGCTAGTCAAGACTCGAGGGGCCCTGGCATAATGTAGAAACAGGACGGGAGTAGGTGCAGTACTCAGTGTCGTGTTGCTCCTCCTGCATCTGTAGCAGAAACTAAGAGACAAGGGCATTGCAGACGCTGCTACACGCTAAGGCGGTACTCCCTTCCCCCCCGAAACCCGCCTTCTGGGTCTGAGGTGCATTCTGCAACTACAACTCTTCCGTCATTTCCCCCGGTTTAGGCTTTGATTTGCCTTGTTCTGTTTTGCCTCCTTCAACTCAAACCTAGGTACTCAAATCACACTCAGCATTGAGCATTTTCTCTCGCTTTGGCTCTTTACACCCGAACCAGCTACGTTTCTTTTCTTAATTAGAAACTAAGTATCGACTGCTTCCATTGGACTTACATCTGCATCTTCCCTGCGCTCTTTCATCCTGACTCGACTACGGGCAAAGACAAGCAACCGGCTACTTCTCTTTTCTATCTTTTGCGCGATGAGGTAGAATTGGAGCAAGCACACGCCTTTCCCGCCGTTCCTCCCGGAAAACTCCACCCTTCATCTGGAGGTGCTCCTCGCACGATACACACTCCAAGAGGAGCAAAATGAGTCCCTCGAGCCCTCTATCCTTCGTCCCTGACGGAGAAAACTCAACGCTCTCGTCGCCACTCTCCAGCCTCTCCAGAACACCATCATTGCCTTCGTCACCTGACATGCCCGACCCCACGAAGCGCTATCCGTCTCCATCAACGACTGCATCGGGCCCGCACTCTCCAGACAAGACGTGTGACCTTCCATCTGAAGATGAAATTGTCGCCAAACCACTCGATGATTCCACTTCAGGTCCCCCGCCAGCCAAAAAGCGTCGTATATCTCCCCCGAAAGAACGTACTACCGAGTACCTAGATCTGATGAAGCCCGAAGATGAACTCACTGCCGAAGATCGTGGCCAGTTGAAAAGACTCATTGACACATTgcgcaagaaaaagaagattgTTGTCATTGCTGGTGCAGGAATTTCAGTTTCAGCAGGAATTCCAGACTTCCGCTCATCCACCGGCTTATTTGCGACCGTCAAAACTCAGCATAACCTCAAGGGCTCTGGTAAACATCTATTCGATGCTTCAGTTTACAAACACGATTCCACAACCCAGTCTTTTCATGCAATGGTTAGAGAAATGGCCACAATGACGAAAGCCGCAAAACCTACACCATTTCACGAACTATTAGCATCCCTGGCTCAAGAAGGTCGCTTATTACGCCTCTATTCGCAAAACATCGACTGTCTTGATACTCAACTAAAGCCTCTGGCCACGGAGGTTCCTCTTAACCCCAAAGGCCCCTGGCCTGTTACAATCCAGCTGCACGGCGGTCTCCAGAAAATGGTCTGCACCAAATGCAACAATATCCGGGAATTCGACGGCGAGGTTTTTGACGGCCCAGAGGCTCCACTTTGTCCAACATGTAAAACTCTCGACGAAGTTCGGACCACACATGCTGGTAAGCGAAGCCATGGCATCGGCAGACTACGACCACGATTTGTGCTCTATAATGAGTACAACCCAGACGAGGATGCCATCGGGAATGTTTCAGGCGCTGATCTGAAGGCCCGCCCTGATGCTGTATTGGTGGTTGGAACGACACTAAAGGTTCCTGGAACTCGCAGACTAGTAAGGGAGATGTGCCAGGTCACACGAGGACGAAAGAATGGTACTGCCATTTGGATCAATGTGGACGACGAACCCAAAGGCGCCGACCTGAAAAATTGTTGGGACATCGTAGTACGGTCAAAGTGCGATGATGTGGCTCGATCTGCAGCACTCCCCCCCTGGAATATCACCCTTGGGCAGGATTATGAGGTGTCTGAGGAAGCCTTCTCCAAGAGCCAAGAGGATCGCAAACACCTTAATTTCTCCGTTGAAATTCCGGTCAACTCTGTCTCCACGTATCCTCATTCTGAAGACCAATGCGCAGCCAAATCAAAACAGGTCAAGCAGGTGCAGGGCATACCAACTCCCCATGCAAGCCCGAAGATATTAGCGATCAAAAAcccgacgaagacgatgcagACCACGATATCTTTCGATGGCAAGGTTACCACAGAGCAACCTGCACAACTCTCGAAACAACGCGGGCCCTCTAAACAAAACGGGCGCAAGAGGAAGGCCCCAGGTGGACATAAGGAGGCGCAACTTAAAAGTTTCAAGGCAACTAAAAATATCATCGGCCAAGAGAAGGCCGGCGGATCTGCGTCAGATCCTCAGACGAAGCGGAACGTAACTGGCAGAGGGAAAAATCGCCACCCTTTGCCCTCTCAACGTCCCACGACTTCACCGCATAAAGAGATGTTGACTGACACTAAGGATCTGGACGAGAAGGTCCGCCAACGGGGAGCTGGTTATCCTTCAACTCGAACCACAAAAATGAATGGTACCATTTCTCCACGATCGTACCCTAACAACACCCGACATCTGATCGATTAAGAGCAGAATCAGCGCGACAGTTCTTAGAGGGAACAGGAAACCTGCAGATAGCCCATGTTATTATCTGTATTCTTTAGCATTCATGGAGTATGGGGTTGGCTGATACCAGATACTAGAAATCAAGCTGCGGTCGCTGGGACCAACAACACAGGCAGCGAATGATGTATACTACTATCCAAGGGCAGATTTGCATTATTTGGGACCAGGGTTTTGTTAAAACCGAGGCAGCGGGTGCCCGGTTCGTCTTGGTTGAATAGAGGCGTTATAGGGAAGAGCCTTGCAGCTGGACAGCCAAGGTCAATTACATAGAGGCGGCAAGAGATGCGCCAGATTCGAATATTAATCTGATTATCGAAGTGTAACAAATGAGCAATGAATGAGTAACGTGAATTGCATGGTAAAATCATCAGAGCTAATTCTCAAGAGGGGTTTCCCTGGGTATCATGTCATATCCTTCAGCGCCGTCGTCCGCTTCCACCTGTCATGCCAAGAAATCGCGCTACGACTGAGCTCGCTTTAATCAACATGCACTTCGATTGTGTCTTGGGCCTCGATCTCGGCATCCTGCATCTCCACGTGCTCCTCGAGCCGCTCACCATCCCACCAAAGAGATACCTGCTTATCTGAACCAACATTACGCTGTTGGCGGAAGTAGGAGATGAGCGTTTCCACAGTTGTCTCGGGGAGAATCTTGCAAGCTAGCGGTTCAACATCCCGTCCTTTGAGCATGATCACGAACCTGATTCTCTCGGCcggcttctcctcttcctcaccagAAATTTCACCAGCGTCACGCTTCCGCTGGAgttcctgctcctgctccatCTTCTGGAAGAGTTCCGGATTCCAGGCTTGCACGTTTATCGAAGACATGTTCTCTCTGAAGCCCGCGGACCCTTGACCGTCGCTCACAGCACGCCCATTGCCGATTGGGCGAATGCCCAGGCCAACCAGGGTGGAAGTGTTGTATACTTTCTTGCTGTTCCAGGTGAGAGTCACATCGTCTGCTTGTATGGAAACACCCTTCCTTATTTGGTGATTGACCCACGCATCTCGAACTATGCGAAGAGGTTTGTTAAATGAAAACCTCACTTGCAGGGGTACAGTATGAGGAATCGTGCTGGTAATAAAAATGTTAAAGGCGTCCTTTGACTGCTCCTCAGACTTGTTAGCCTGAAGGGCCTGTTGGCGGGCGCGTTTCTCTTCGGCTTTGCGAATGTACTCTGCAaactcatcctcctccactgGTGGTGGGCTTGGTTCCTTAGAAGGCTTAGAGGTCCGCTCCGCAAGTTCGATACTGCTACTTCCCGGCTTCGATGATAGGTcggtcttgggcttgggaggtCCTGAATCGGATTCCGAATCCGAGTCAATCGTTATGGGATCTGTCTTTGGTTTGGCCTGTGGTTTGAAACCTTCTGTCTTCAGGTTTCGACTTGGAGTAGGGGGATTATGAATCGGCCCCAATCTTCGAGTTGGCGATGCGTCTGGGAAAGGGTCTTCGTCTATGTCGAGTTGCGAACTAAGTATAGGCTTCTGGGCCGAGCTTGAGTCAAGCCTTGATCGTTTTGAGGGAGGAGGAGTGACAAGTTCACTAAACGAATCAGAACACGATGTTAGGCGATCTGGTTAGCAAGCATACCTGGTGCGATCAGCTCCGTCGTGTGTCAGCGGCTGATCGGTAACAGGAGTCCCCTCTACCCGTTCAGGCAAGGAAGGTAGACCGTCGCTGACCTCGGGGCCAGAGTCCTTGTTGGTGGGCCCATCGCTATCTGGGGAGTCTTCTCGCGGTCGCTTCTCCCCAATGGCCTCAAGTCGTTTGCGCTCAGCTTCCTGCTCAGCTTCTCTATGTCTCTTCCAACGCCTTTGCTGTTCAGCTGCCATGATAGGCGCCATCTCCTTTGAACGGCGGAACAGAGAGAGGCCATCGTCGTCACTGTCCTTGGAATCCTCGGATTGTGTCGGTTTTGGTTTTGGCGCTGCCCTGCGCAGCGCGGTGGGCTTAAAGGGGAGTTTCTTCATATTGGCCAAGAGCCTTCGATTAGCTTGCACTAAGTTGTGATGATAACAAAGCGTCGGTTGTTCACTCAGTTTTGTAGAGTAGTAAAGCGACAGGCGCGCGCACAAAGCGATACAGAACAATCGGTTGGGTCTAAAAGCAATCAAGAACAATGAAGCTGGAGGTTGGACGGGTCCTTCTTTGAAAGGCTCGAATCGCACTTTACACTTTATGCGCCTGGAGGTGGTGGGATGGAGGTTGCCTGGGCAAGAAATAGAGACCTGGCCCGCTAAAAATACCCCCGCTACGTGCCGCTGTAACGGGACGTTAGGCGGCTTCACAGCAGGTGTGATGCCCCACAGTGCGAAAAGACTCCAGCCTTAACAGCCACGACAAGGCATCAATCTTTCAGGCTAGACCCAGACAACTCCACAAGCTCTATCCAAGATCTATTATCATAAACCACCAACGACACCCTGAACCTCTCAAACCGCCAACCTCCAAACACCACCCCAAGTCTTCACAATGGAGAACGGCGCTATCTCTCAGGGTGAGGGAAAAGACCCTTCAAGCTTCCTCAGTGACATCATCGGCAACCCTGTTACTGTTAAGCTCAACTCTGGCGTTGTCTACAAGGGTGAGTCTTTACCTCTTCACTCATCGATTTGACGATGCAGCTGAGCGCCTCATGTGCGACGATACAGCAGATAGGATGGAGCTAATACTCATAGGCGAGCTTCAATCTGTGGATGGCTACATGAACATTGCCCTGGAAAAGACAGCCGAGTATGTCAATGGCCAGAAGCGTAGGGAATACGGTGACGCTTTTGTGAGAGGAAACAATGGTGAGTGTCGCTTTGTTATGGGCAGAAATATTGCTAATCGACGCTGAAAGTCATGTATATTTCGGCAGACTCATGATGGGTCCTGAACAATGAAAGACGGCTCAGTCTCTACATGTAGATTTATGATGAAACTAATCTCTACATCCTCTTCACTCTGGGCCACCCAAACGTGACGTCCAGACAAAGAAAGTGCACCCATGAAGCTCAACCTCACCGCTCTCATTGAACGTGGCATCGCCctccttgatgatcttgtcgaACTTCTCTCTAAACAGTCGACGCTCCTCCCCTTGCCGAAGCTTGTTCCAGCTAAGTGTATCGAATCTATCCCACAAAGCATCAGGGGTCAGCCAAATCGACCATGTGATTTTTTCGGTCTCGATGGGCGTGGAAAAGAATGGCTTCTCTGCCTCGGCTTGACGTTCGAAGACTTTCGTCCACAGCAAGTGTCGGAACCGAGGCTCGTTGTCCGCCTTTTcgttgaagttgagctcGCTGAGCTCCTGCTCCCACTTTGTAGAGGCTGGCCAGCTCTCGGGGCGATTATCTTGGGTCTGTTATCAGTCACTCCGGAAGCGTCGAAAGGCAACTGGGATGTAATTACATTCTTCGGCATTCCAGATCAACCCCAGTTTGGCCCCAGGTTTGAGCACCCGATGTATCTCCTCAAGGGACTCCTCTCTGGCAAACCTTGGACCTGGTTAGGGCCTCTTGTTAGTCCTTTGAGGAGCGACTCACCAGTGAAATGCCTTCAAATGTCAGTCTGATTTCTAGCTGACTAGTGCTCTCTCCAGACAAGGCATCTAGCTTACCTGAGCCACAATGCAGCCGTCTGCCCATCCGTCTCCCACGTCCTTCATTTCAGCTGCCGTACCTGCCCGAACGTCCACTCTGGAGAGTTTCTTGGCAACAAGAGTGTTTCTCATCGAGTCCAGCGGCTCTACGGCAATAATTTTGTACCCTTCCGGCCTGGCAGACAGAAGCTCGGTGAACTTGCCAGTGCCAGCTGCCAGGTCTAGGATATGGTGTCCAGATTGACCCTCGAGACCGAGACGCCCCAGAAGACTGGCGACAGCAGCAGGGGGGTAAGAGGGCCGGTGTGCGTCATAAGACTGAGCGTCATCAAAGCCTTTCGTTGCAATATCATGAATAGTCTGAGATGCCATTTTTGGTGTTACTCTTGAACAGCTCGAGGTGTCTGGACAATGTGTCGTTGGTATTCAAGTATCTTCAATGAGACAAGAAGCTAATTCTAAGGGAGTAAAGGAATCAATAGGTGCCGGAGATATTTTGGAAGTCTTTTATACAATTACCCAATGATCTCCCCCGCGCTTTTAGATCTTGGGGCACTGGTTCTCCAGAGTTCAATGATGTGATGGCACTAGATCTGGCTACCGATGTCGTTCCAAGACCCTAGATCCCGCGGGAACGAGCCGACGGATTTACGGCGGAGCCCCGACAGATTTAATGCAACTGGATAGCACCTCAATGACAATCAAAGCAATTGGGCACTTGCAAGAATTCGTGATGATTTGCTAACTGCTTGACGATTCCGATATTAGTCGCCTTTTCTCTGACCTGAGGACTCTGGGGTGCCCGCTTGGCATTGCCATGCTTCCCGTCGATGGCTTTCTCACGTGTGGCAAGGCATTTAGATGCTCTATACTGAAGATGGTGTCTGATACCGAGTGTCCTTTCCCCTTCTCGAAAGCTTCTGTCTGGCTTACGGTAGATCCCGGTGGTGTTTGTTCTGGCGTAATGAAGTCATCGTTGCAACTGCTAGGTGATCTAGAACCGGTGCGGTTGCAGTTTATCTGTGAATTCCGTCGGACAATCGAGTCAACTTGAGTTTTCGTCATTGAACTAGCTGAGCTGACATGTTCTTGTTGGCACTGGATGCCCTCTATTGAAGCAATGCCATCTTGCTGAgatgtctttgtctttgtagATGTTGGGTAACTTGGCGAAGTTTCGGAGTCGAGTGTGTCTGATAGACATTCTGATGAGCCTATGTCTATCATTTTCCCCTTTCCTTTGGATATTCTAATGCGGCGACCAACTTGAGTTGCTACTGGTGTGAGCTGGCATGGCCCAGGCGAATTGGGCCTTGAGATCCAGATACCCTCCACCTCGACGCCGCTCAGGATAGCACGAACACCGAAGGGAATCTCGGGAGGTCGCATGTTTTCGATACCGCAACGCGACATGAGGGAGATTCGTGCGCGCTTCTCCTCGTCGATAATCTCAAGACGGCGTATGGCTCGGTTAGACCACCATAGTTTCACAAGCCCCATGGCGAAAACAAGAACGATGCAGCACCCAAGAACCTACGACTTACAGTTAGTCTTTGAAACGATACTTTGCAGGTGTCCCTGAAGAAGACTATAAAGTCAAATTATCCATGGATAGGTAGATGTACGTACGAAAGTCATCTCTTGCCAGAGATCCCAGTCGACAAAGAAGGCCGTCATGATGAGACTTGATACTATGAAGACTAACAGAGCTCCAAGGAAAGAGAGTACAGAATATGCTTCAACTTTACAAAAACATTCGGACGACTTGGATGTTTGAAAGGCTCCAATTGTAACATGGCAATCCAGGTTCCAAAAATGAGAGTGAATGGGGTGATGCGTGGTAACGGATTCGGGCGAGGAAGCAACAAGAAAGACAAGCTCTAAACGAGCCTCGTGAGTGCCATAGCCAGATTAGCACGTGTCATTGctgattgaggctgttgggaGTGCAAGTGCGATGAATCGTTTGGAAGTTACCAATATTCACTGACATCCGTAGGCAGGTGCGGATAGGCAGTGGCCAGTGTCACCCGGGGAATGAACCAGCAGCTCCCGCCCGTGCCGTTCGGTAAACACCTTAACTATTACTAGGTAACTAAACGAAATGGAACAGAATATGCGTGTTGAAAAGGACTTTTCCTGAGGTCTAGAGAACATGCCCTACTCAAGAAAGACATCAATCAATATCAGGTGGGCTAGCGAGCCTGCATGAGGCGTCGAAGCCTTTCTTGAATACACATGGTCAGGCCGAGCTGGACAGATTACCTAGATAAGAGAGAATAAATGTGTAACCGATTGCAAGATATCAAGGCCGTTTGTCCATGTTGTTTGGTATCCATGGGATGATGAGCCAAGGACATAGTATCGGATGTTCAATCAGAAGGAAATCCGCAGTAGACAAACTACTAAAACAGTCCATTAACCGTCGTCTATATGCTGGTAAGCGTCACCCcagtctggtctggtcttcAGAACATTGAAACATGTTTCGGGTAGCAACAGATTCCAGCCAACTTGACATAAGTTACCGTGTTACACGGGAAAACGTGAGGGGAGAGACATGTCTTCTGAAGCAgtataaggtaaggtaggcaCTTTGAGGTTAGTCTATTATCATGTTCAAACTTTATCCCATATATGACTTCGTGAGTGCTTAGTTGAGTCTTTAGGAGTTACTTCatgataaataaat is a genomic window containing:
- a CDS encoding related to NAD-dependent histone deacetylases, whose translation is MSPSSPLSFVPDGENSTLSSPLSSLSRTPSLPSSPDMPDPTKRYPSPSTTASGPHSPDKTCDLPSEDEIVAKPLDDSTSGPPPAKKRRISPPKERTTEYLDLMKPEDELTAEDRGQLKRLIDTLRKKKKIVVIAGAGISVSAGIPDFRSSTGLFATVKTQHNLKGSGKHLFDASVYKHDSTTQSFHAMVREMATMTKAAKPTPFHELLASLAQEGRLLRLYSQNIDCLDTQLKPLATEVPLNPKGPWPVTIQLHGGLQKMVCTKCNNIREFDGEVFDGPEAPLCPTCKTLDEVRTTHAGKRSHGIGRLRPRFVLYNEYNPDEDAIGNVSGADLKARPDAVLVVGTTLKVPGTRRLVREMCQVTRGRKNGTAIWINVDDEPKGADLKNCWDIVVRSKCDDVARSAALPPWNITLGQDYEVSEEAFSKSQEDRKHLNFSVEIPVNSVSTYPHSEDQCAAKSKQVKQVQGIPTPHASPKILAIKNPTKTMQTTISFDGKVTTEQPAQLSKQRGPSKQNGRKRKAPGGHKEAQLKSFKATKNIIGQEKAGGSASDPQTKRNVTGRGKNRHPLPSQRPTTSPHKEMLTDTKDLDEKVRQRGAGYPSTRTTKMNGTISPRSYPNNTRHLID
- a CDS encoding related to LSM6-Sm-like (Lsm) protein, translated to MENGAISQGEGKDPSSFLSDIIGNPVTVKLNSGVVYKGELQSVDGYMNIALEKTAEYVNGQKRREYGDAFVRGNNVMYISADS